A section of the Rummeliibacillus pycnus genome encodes:
- the icd gene encoding NADP-dependent isocitrate dehydrogenase, with protein sequence MSNEKIVVENGVLNVPNNPVIPFIEGDGIGPDIWAAASRVIDAAVEKAYNGEKKIQWLEVLAGQKAFDKTGEWLPQETLDKINEYLIAIKGPLTTPIGGGIRSLNVALRQQLDLYVCLRPVRHFEGVPSPVKRPDDIDMVIFRENTEDIYAGIEYKEGSDEVKKVLNFLQNEMGVNKIRFPETSGIGIKPVSKEGTERLVRAAINYAIKEGRKSVTLVHKGNIMKFTEGAFKAWGYAVAENEFADKTFTWNQYDAIKAEQGQEAADKAQAEALAAGKILVKDSIADIFLQQILTRPKEFDVVATMNLNGDYISDALAAQVGGIGIAPGANINYVTGHAIFEATHGTAPKYTGLDKVNPSSVLLSGVLMLEHLGWKEAADMITASVEKTIASKVVTYDFARLMDGATEVKCSEFANELIKNL encoded by the coding sequence ATGTCTAACGAGAAAATCGTAGTAGAAAACGGTGTACTTAATGTACCAAACAACCCAGTTATTCCATTCATCGAAGGTGACGGAATCGGCCCTGATATCTGGGCAGCTGCTTCACGTGTAATCGATGCAGCAGTAGAGAAAGCTTATAATGGCGAAAAGAAAATTCAATGGCTTGAAGTTTTGGCTGGTCAAAAAGCATTCGACAAAACTGGCGAATGGTTACCACAAGAAACTCTAGATAAAATCAATGAATATTTAATCGCTATTAAAGGCCCTCTTACAACACCAATCGGTGGAGGTATTCGTTCACTAAACGTAGCATTACGTCAACAACTTGACTTATATGTTTGCTTACGTCCAGTGCGTCACTTTGAAGGTGTTCCTTCTCCAGTTAAACGCCCAGATGATATTGATATGGTAATCTTCCGTGAAAACACTGAAGATATCTATGCTGGTATCGAATACAAAGAAGGTTCAGACGAAGTTAAAAAAGTTCTTAACTTCTTACAAAACGAAATGGGTGTAAACAAAATTCGTTTCCCAGAAACTTCTGGTATCGGTATTAAACCAGTATCAAAAGAAGGTACAGAACGTCTTGTACGTGCTGCTATCAACTATGCAATCAAAGAAGGCCGTAAATCAGTTACTTTAGTTCATAAAGGTAACATTATGAAATTCACTGAAGGTGCATTCAAAGCTTGGGGTTATGCTGTAGCTGAAAATGAATTCGCTGATAAAACTTTCACTTGGAACCAATACGATGCTATTAAAGCTGAACAAGGTCAAGAAGCTGCTGATAAAGCTCAAGCTGAAGCTTTAGCTGCTGGCAAAATCTTAGTAAAAGATTCTATCGCAGATATCTTCTTACAACAAATCTTAACTCGTCCTAAAGAGTTCGATGTTGTTGCAACAATGAACTTAAACGGTGACTATATCTCTGATGCACTTGCTGCACAAGTTGGTGGTATCGGTATTGCTCCAGGTGCTAACATTAACTATGTAACTGGACATGCAATTTTCGAAGCTACTCACGGTACAGCTCCAAAATATACTGGTTTAGATAAAGTAAACCCATCTTCAGTACTTCTTTCAGGCGTACTTATGCTTGAACACTTAGGATGGAAGGAAGCTGCTGACATGATCACTGCTTCAGTTGAAAAAACAATTGCTTCTAAAGTTGTAACTTACGACTTTGCTCGTCTAATGGATGGCGCTACAGAAGTTAAATGTTCTGAATTCGCTAATGAATTAATCAAAAATCTTTAA
- the mdh gene encoding malate dehydrogenase, with amino-acid sequence MVSNRKKISVIGAGFTGATSAFLIAQKELGDVVLVDIPQAEKPTIGKALDMAEAAPVQGFDCHIIGTSNYEDTKDSDVIIITAGVARKPGMSRDDLVQINQNIMKTVTGEVVKYSPNATIIVLTNPVDAMTYTVYKESEFPKNRVIGQSGVLDTARFRTFVAEELNISVKDVTGFVLGGHGDTMVPLTRYSYAGGIPLETLISKKRLDEIVARTRTGGGEIVNLLGNGSAYYAPAASLVEMAEAILKDQRRVLPSIAYLEGEYGYNSIYLGVPTILGGNGIEQIIELDLTAEEKAALDQSAEAVKNVMSLLA; translated from the coding sequence ATGGTTTCTAATCGTAAAAAAATCTCAGTAATCGGCGCTGGCTTCACTGGTGCTACTTCTGCATTCTTAATAGCACAAAAAGAACTTGGAGATGTTGTTTTAGTTGATATTCCACAAGCTGAAAAACCAACAATAGGGAAAGCTTTAGACATGGCTGAAGCTGCTCCAGTTCAAGGCTTTGACTGTCATATCATTGGCACTTCAAATTACGAAGACACGAAAGATTCAGATGTTATTATTATCACTGCAGGTGTTGCCAGAAAACCTGGTATGAGCCGTGACGACTTAGTTCAAATCAATCAAAATATTATGAAAACGGTAACAGGAGAAGTGGTTAAATATTCTCCGAACGCAACGATTATTGTATTAACGAACCCAGTGGATGCAATGACTTATACAGTCTATAAAGAATCAGAATTTCCTAAAAACCGAGTTATAGGTCAATCAGGTGTTCTTGATACTGCTCGTTTCCGTACTTTCGTAGCAGAGGAATTAAACATTTCTGTTAAAGATGTAACTGGTTTTGTACTTGGTGGTCATGGTGATACGATGGTACCACTTACTCGATACTCTTATGCAGGCGGTATCCCACTAGAAACTTTAATTTCTAAAAAGCGATTAGATGAAATCGTAGCACGTACTCGTACAGGTGGTGGCGAAATCGTTAACTTACTTGGTAATGGTTCTGCTTACTACGCTCCAGCAGCTTCTCTTGTAGAGATGGCTGAAGCAATCCTTAAAGATCAACGTCGTGTATTACCTTCAATTGCATACCTAGAAGGAGAATATGGTTACAATAGTATATACCTAGGTGTACCAACTATATTAGGTGGTAACGGTATTGAACAAATTATCGAATTAGATTTGACTGCTGAAGAAAAAGCTGCTTTAGATCAATCTGCTGAGGCAGTTAAAAACGTTATGAGCCTTCTTGCTTAA
- a CDS encoding response regulator transcription factor: MTNKILVVEDEISIATLLQYNLKQAGYEVVTANDGRAGLDQAISEKPDLILLDLMLPKLDGMEVCKELRMKKINTPIIMLTAKDDEFDKVLGLELGADDYMTKPFSPREVMARVKAVLRRSKVIDQPQDENEQAMGEKSYHIGHLNVYPDRFEAFLDDRLLEFTPKEFELLLYLLENKNRVLTRDQLLSAVWHYDFAGDTRIVDVHISHLRDQIEENSRKPKFIKTIRGLGYKFEEPKN, from the coding sequence ATGACAAACAAAATATTAGTAGTAGAAGATGAAATATCGATTGCAACCTTATTACAATATAATCTAAAACAAGCTGGCTATGAAGTTGTTACAGCAAACGATGGACGTGCCGGTTTAGATCAAGCTATTTCTGAAAAACCGGATTTAATCTTGTTAGATTTAATGTTACCGAAATTGGATGGCATGGAAGTTTGTAAAGAATTACGTATGAAGAAAATCAACACGCCTATAATTATGCTTACAGCAAAAGATGATGAATTTGATAAAGTGCTAGGACTTGAATTAGGTGCAGATGATTATATGACAAAACCATTTAGTCCAAGAGAAGTAATGGCACGTGTAAAAGCAGTATTGAGACGTTCAAAAGTTATCGATCAACCTCAGGATGAAAATGAACAAGCTATGGGTGAAAAATCATATCATATAGGCCATCTAAACGTTTATCCTGATCGTTTTGAAGCGTTCTTGGATGACCGATTACTAGAATTTACACCTAAAGAGTTTGAATTACTGTTGTATCTTTTAGAAAATAAAAATCGGGTGTTAACACGCGATCAATTATTAAGTGCTGTGTGGCATTATGACTTTGCGGGTGATACGCGTATAGTAGATGTGCATATTAGTCATTTGCGTGATCAAATTGAAGAGAATAGCCGAAAACCAAAATTTATTAAAACAATTCGAGGATTAGGCTACAAATTTGAGGAGCCAAAAAATTGA
- a CDS encoding MaoC/PaaZ C-terminal domain-containing protein, whose translation MLLDKKRKLGKQLEELSVGESIQLTEKIEDKDLLLYLGITNDNNPLYIQHDYAAQTTYEKPVVPTIMLIGIVTSAISKYLPGAGSYIREQTFQFPKPLYHYETIQIQLIVEQINLVDREIIIKVEGTNDKEEIVLVGTVVAIPPIHPK comes from the coding sequence GTGTTACTTGATAAAAAAAGAAAGCTGGGCAAACAGCTTGAAGAATTATCAGTCGGGGAGTCGATTCAGCTTACAGAAAAAATTGAGGATAAAGATTTGTTATTATACTTAGGAATAACAAATGATAATAATCCTTTGTACATACAACATGACTATGCTGCTCAAACCACTTATGAAAAACCAGTTGTACCAACTATTATGTTGATAGGAATTGTGACATCAGCTATTTCAAAATATTTACCTGGTGCAGGTTCATATATACGTGAACAAACATTCCAATTTCCTAAGCCTTTATACCATTATGAAACCATTCAAATACAACTAATTGTTGAGCAAATAAATTTAGTTGATCGTGAAATTATCATAAAGGTAGAAGGTACAAATGATAAGGAAGAGATTGTGCTAGTGGGAACTGTTGTAGCAATCCCACCAATTCATCCAAAATAA
- a CDS encoding FxsA family protein, translated as MRKFLMFLILVPIIEICVVLLSGKLIGAFPTLLLIVVTGMLGVYLAKTKGIKAFQQLKIAIERGQAPGDAIIDGVLTFVGSVLLVLPGFISDILGILLVMPATRKLFKPMIYYWLRKKMKKGQIILMQK; from the coding sequence ATGCGGAAATTTTTAATGTTCTTAATTTTAGTTCCGATTATTGAAATATGTGTTGTTTTATTATCTGGTAAATTAATTGGCGCTTTTCCAACTCTATTATTAATAGTTGTAACAGGGATGCTTGGTGTATATCTAGCTAAAACAAAAGGTATAAAAGCTTTCCAACAACTAAAGATAGCAATTGAAAGAGGGCAAGCACCAGGAGATGCGATTATTGATGGAGTTTTAACATTTGTTGGTTCCGTCTTACTCGTTCTACCTGGGTTTATCTCAGATATTCTTGGTATTTTATTGGTAATGCCAGCAACAAGAAAGTTATTTAAACCAATGATTTATTATTGGTTGCGTAAAAAAATGAAAAAAGGTCAAATTATTTTGATGCAAAAATAG
- the citZ gene encoding citrate synthase has translation MATTKGLEGVVAAETKISSIIDDTLTYVGYNIDDLAENASFEEVVYLLWHTRLPKADELAELKQQLADNMAVPQAVLDHFKTYDLKSVHPMAALRTVVSLLALYDEDAEDMSDEANYRKAIKLQARMATVVTAFGRMRAGKEPVAPKKDLSYAANFLYMLTGKEPEPIEEEAFNKALVLHADHELNASTFTARVCVATLSDMYSGVTAAIGALKGPLHGGANEQVMKMLSEIGSIDNVESYIQNKLDNKQKIMGFGHRVYRKGDPRAKHLRLMSEKLTKLKGKPELYEMSVKIHDMIQEQKHLPANVDFFSASVYDSLGIDHDLFTPVFAVSRVSGWVAHILEQYANNRLIRPRAEYVGPGMQKYVPVEER, from the coding sequence ATGGCAACAACTAAAGGTTTAGAAGGCGTTGTAGCAGCTGAAACTAAGATTAGCTCAATCATTGATGATACTCTTACATATGTAGGCTACAACATTGATGATTTAGCAGAAAACGCATCTTTTGAAGAGGTAGTTTACTTACTATGGCACACACGTTTACCGAAAGCGGACGAATTAGCTGAACTTAAACAACAACTAGCAGATAATATGGCAGTGCCACAAGCAGTATTAGATCACTTCAAAACTTACGATCTTAAATCAGTTCACCCAATGGCAGCTCTACGTACTGTAGTATCTTTATTAGCTTTATATGATGAAGACGCAGAAGATATGTCAGATGAAGCGAACTACCGTAAAGCTATCAAATTACAAGCTCGTATGGCAACTGTAGTTACAGCATTTGGTCGTATGCGTGCTGGTAAAGAACCAGTTGCACCTAAAAAAGATTTATCTTATGCAGCTAACTTCTTGTACATGTTAACTGGTAAAGAACCAGAACCAATTGAAGAAGAAGCTTTCAACAAAGCTTTAGTTCTTCATGCAGACCATGAATTGAATGCATCTACATTTACTGCTCGTGTATGTGTAGCAACATTATCTGATATGTATTCAGGTGTTACTGCTGCAATTGGTGCTCTTAAAGGACCTCTTCACGGTGGCGCAAACGAACAAGTTATGAAAATGTTATCTGAAATTGGTTCTATCGATAACGTAGAATCATACATCCAAAACAAATTGGATAACAAACAAAAAATCATGGGATTCGGACACCGTGTATACCGTAAAGGTGACCCACGTGCAAAACATTTACGTTTAATGTCTGAAAAATTGACTAAACTAAAAGGTAAACCTGAACTTTACGAAATGTCAGTTAAAATCCATGACATGATTCAAGAACAAAAACATTTACCAGCAAACGTAGACTTCTTCTCAGCATCAGTTTACGATTCACTAGGTATTGATCATGATTTATTCACTCCAGTATTCGCTGTTTCACGTGTATCTGGTTGGGTAGCTCATATCCTAGAACAATATGCTAATAACCGCTTAATTCGCCCACGTGCAGAATATGTTGGACCTGGTATGCAAAAATATGTACCAGTTGAAGAAAGATAA
- a CDS encoding AI-2E family transporter — MVNKEAGDHIFKISDKNIINNIKLWSFILFLVLFAWLILPVTLAIVLAYFLSPLLQLFHKRVKLPSFLSALLTEILIVVGLAVGLLFLASVLIDTLPVLKENLSEASSFIHIPSAIVTQIREQLFNLFDIMLSKIFQSIQDIMQNLVEVTIFIVAFYFALYETSRNKYWFFTYIPARFRKSFQSIFEEATTIFSYFISVEVRLLMITLALLSIGFFILGFSQPVGKALLISICDFLPFLGIGIFLIPISIIFITIGKVALGIQLLILYVVIQLTRQFAESMMWASTMQIRSVHAFILSAISLLLFGVAGIIISPFILLIAVKLKRHPIFASK, encoded by the coding sequence TTGGTAAATAAGGAAGCTGGTGACCACATTTTTAAAATTTCAGACAAAAACATCATAAATAATATAAAATTATGGAGTTTCATACTCTTTTTAGTTCTTTTCGCATGGCTCATTCTTCCAGTAACTTTAGCAATCGTTCTTGCTTATTTTCTGTCTCCTTTACTTCAATTATTCCATAAACGAGTAAAATTACCTTCATTTCTTTCTGCACTTCTAACTGAAATACTTATAGTTGTAGGCTTAGCAGTAGGATTACTATTCCTCGCTTCAGTACTTATTGATACATTACCTGTTTTAAAAGAAAATTTATCAGAAGCCTCATCATTCATTCATATCCCTTCGGCGATCGTTACTCAAATTAGAGAACAATTATTTAATCTATTCGATATAATGTTGAGCAAAATTTTTCAATCTATACAGGATATCATGCAAAATCTTGTTGAGGTTACTATTTTTATCGTTGCTTTTTACTTCGCATTATACGAAACGAGCAGGAATAAATATTGGTTTTTCACCTATATTCCTGCTCGTTTTCGAAAGTCTTTTCAAAGTATTTTTGAAGAGGCGACTACAATATTTAGTTATTTTATCTCTGTTGAAGTTCGTCTATTAATGATCACTTTAGCGTTATTATCAATTGGCTTTTTTATACTAGGATTTTCACAACCAGTTGGAAAAGCACTACTGATTTCAATTTGCGATTTCTTGCCATTTTTAGGAATTGGCATTTTCTTAATTCCTATTAGTATTATTTTCATAACGATAGGAAAAGTAGCATTGGGCATCCAATTACTAATTTTATATGTAGTGATACAGCTTACAAGGCAATTCGCCGAATCTATGATGTGGGCGTCTACCATGCAGATTCGCTCGGTACACGCCTTCATCTTAAGTGCAATCAGCTTACTACTATTTGGGGTTGCAGGTATAATTATTAGCCCATTCATATTATTAATCGCAGTTAAATTAAAACGTCACCCTATTTTTGCATCAAAATAA